Proteins encoded in a region of the Paramagnetospirillum magneticum AMB-1 genome:
- a CDS encoding acetyl-CoA hydrolase/transferase family protein — MYRDRIGLTSLWGKVVGAEEAAMHIKDGMVVGMSGFTRAGDAKVVPMALAERATEEKLKITLMTGASLGSDIDKTLAQAGCLSRRIPFQADPTLRKSINAGEVMFVDQHLSETVEMLRSRQMAPIDVAVIEAVAITPEGGIIPTTSIGNSASFAILAEKIIVEINLHQSLDLIGLHDVYIPTRRPHREPIPLVTPSDRIGLPYIPVDPSKIAAIVITEKNDSSANIAPADAETKAIADHLIDFFRQEVRKGRIGTSLLPLQAGIGSIANAVLGGFIDSPFHDLSMYSEVLQDCTFDLFDSGKLKFASGSSITLSGPRGKEVFGNIGKYKDRLVLRPQEVSNHPEVIRRLGLICINTALEADIYGNVNSTHVNASMMMNGIGGSGDFARNAYLSVFVTKSMAKDGRISSIVPMVTHVDHCEHDVDIIVTERGLADLRGLAPRERANLMIEHCMHPDYRDLARDYLKDALGRGGHTPHVMERAFEWHLAFQRTGSMLPLAKAAE, encoded by the coding sequence ATGTATCGCGACAGAATCGGATTGACCTCCCTGTGGGGCAAGGTGGTGGGCGCCGAAGAGGCGGCCATGCACATCAAGGACGGCATGGTGGTGGGCATGAGCGGCTTCACCCGGGCGGGCGACGCCAAGGTGGTGCCCATGGCCCTGGCCGAGCGGGCCACCGAGGAGAAACTGAAAATCACCCTGATGACGGGGGCCAGCCTGGGCAGCGACATCGACAAGACCCTGGCCCAGGCCGGCTGTCTGTCGCGCCGCATTCCCTTCCAGGCCGATCCCACCCTGCGCAAGTCCATCAATGCCGGCGAGGTGATGTTCGTCGACCAGCACCTGTCGGAGACGGTGGAGATGCTGCGTTCGCGCCAGATGGCGCCCATCGACGTGGCTGTCATCGAGGCGGTGGCCATCACGCCGGAAGGCGGCATCATCCCCACCACCTCCATCGGCAATTCCGCCAGCTTCGCCATCCTGGCCGAGAAGATCATCGTCGAGATCAACCTGCATCAGAGCCTGGACCTGATCGGCCTGCACGACGTCTATATCCCGACGCGACGTCCCCACCGCGAGCCGATTCCCCTGGTCACGCCGTCGGACCGCATCGGCCTGCCCTACATTCCGGTCGATCCCTCCAAGATCGCCGCCATCGTCATCACCGAGAAAAACGACAGCTCGGCCAACATCGCCCCGGCCGATGCCGAGACCAAGGCCATCGCCGACCACCTGATCGATTTCTTCCGCCAGGAGGTCAGGAAGGGGCGCATCGGCACCTCGCTGCTGCCGCTGCAGGCAGGCATCGGCTCCATCGCCAACGCCGTCCTGGGCGGCTTCATCGATTCGCCGTTCCACGACCTTTCCATGTATTCCGAGGTGTTGCAGGACTGCACCTTCGACCTGTTCGATTCCGGCAAGCTGAAATTCGCCTCGGGCTCGTCCATCACCCTCTCCGGCCCCCGGGGCAAGGAGGTGTTCGGCAATATCGGCAAGTACAAGGACCGCCTCGTCCTGCGCCCGCAGGAGGTCAGCAATCACCCCGAGGTCATCCGCCGCCTGGGTCTGATCTGCATCAACACCGCGCTGGAGGCCGATATCTACGGCAACGTCAACTCGACCCACGTCAACGCCTCCATGATGATGAACGGCATCGGCGGCTCGGGCGATTTCGCCCGCAACGCCTATCTCTCGGTGTTCGTCACCAAGTCGATGGCCAAGGACGGCCGCATCTCCTCCATCGTCCCCATGGTCACCCATGTGGATCACTGCGAGCACGACGTGGACATCATCGTCACCGAGCGCGGACTGGCCGATCTGCGCGGACTGGCGCCGCGCGAGCGGGCCAATCTGATGATCGAGCACTGCATGCACCCCGACTACCGGGATCTGGCGCGGGACTACCTCAAGGACGCCCTGGGCCGGGGCGGCCACACGCCCCATGTCATGGAGCGCGCCTTCGAATGGCATCTGGCCTTCCAGCGCACCGGCTCCATGCTGCCCCTGGCCAAGGCGGCGGAGTAG
- a CDS encoding Lrp/AsnC ligand binding domain-containing protein, which produces MQTIFVQVKCELGLAYQVADEAVDIEQVSEVHSISGQYDLMLKCYLDDSADIGQFVVDTIQRLPGVKDTFTLIAFKAFS; this is translated from the coding sequence ATGCAGACCATCTTCGTCCAGGTGAAGTGCGAACTGGGGCTGGCCTATCAGGTCGCCGACGAAGCCGTCGACATCGAACAGGTGTCCGAAGTGCACTCCATCTCCGGTCAGTATGACCTGATGCTGAAGTGCTATCTCGACGACTCGGCCGATATCGGCCAGTTCGTGGTGGACACCATCCAGCGCCTGCCCGGCGTCAAGGACACCTTCACCCTGATCGCCTTCAAGGCCTTTTCCTGA
- a CDS encoding DEAD/DEAH box helicase, translated as MTTHDDIGRSDGPETATTTFEDLGLGPEILKALAESGYTHPTPIQAQAIPVVLMGRDVLGCAQTGTGKTASFTLPMIEILAAGRAKARMPRSLILAPTRELAAQVAENFDKYGKYHPLKKALIIGGESMSDQVALLDRGVDVLIATPGRLLDMFERGRILLNDVKVLVIDEADRMLDMGFIPDVEKIVGLLPKIRQTLFFSATMGPEIRRLADAFLMNPKEVKVSTGASAATTVVQALAVVEEIDKRETLRHLIRIEEVKNAFIFCNRKRDVDVLFRSLKKHGFDVVQLHGDMAQSARGETLEKFKKGEARLMVCSDVAARGIDISAVSHVFNFDVPIHAEDYVHRIGRTGRAGMEGHAFTIASPDDGRFVGAIEAMIGTTIPRISVEGVPALDLDMTARKGRGGRGAPKDAKRPARGKDDEAKPRRERRPRRDEAPVAEAAPVEAAAPEEVIERPREERPERSRGRGRDREEPRRDEPRREEPRRGGRNRDEGRRDERGGRRRGRIDELGIGEMLHPDGVIGFGDHMPDFIAAAVPLPVKTSKSTVDDDSDADADLDADSED; from the coding sequence ATGACGACCCATGACGACATCGGCCGCTCGGACGGCCCGGAAACCGCCACGACCACCTTCGAAGACCTCGGCCTCGGGCCGGAGATTCTGAAGGCGCTCGCTGAATCGGGGTATACGCACCCCACCCCCATCCAGGCACAGGCGATCCCTGTGGTCCTCATGGGCCGAGACGTGCTGGGCTGCGCCCAGACCGGCACCGGCAAGACGGCGTCCTTCACGCTGCCCATGATCGAGATCCTGGCAGCCGGCCGCGCCAAGGCGCGCATGCCGCGCTCGCTGATCCTGGCTCCCACCCGGGAACTGGCCGCCCAGGTGGCGGAGAACTTCGATAAATACGGCAAGTACCATCCGCTCAAGAAGGCGCTGATCATCGGCGGCGAATCCATGAGCGATCAGGTGGCCCTGCTGGACCGCGGCGTCGACGTGCTGATCGCCACGCCGGGCCGCCTGCTCGACATGTTCGAGCGCGGCCGCATTCTGCTGAACGACGTCAAGGTCCTGGTGATCGACGAAGCCGACCGCATGCTGGACATGGGCTTCATCCCCGATGTGGAGAAGATCGTCGGTCTGCTGCCCAAGATCCGCCAGACCCTGTTCTTCTCGGCCACCATGGGCCCGGAGATCCGCCGCCTGGCCGACGCCTTCCTGATGAACCCGAAGGAAGTGAAGGTCTCCACCGGCGCCTCGGCCGCCACCACCGTGGTCCAGGCCCTGGCCGTGGTCGAGGAGATCGACAAGCGCGAGACGCTCCGCCACCTGATCCGCATCGAGGAAGTGAAGAACGCCTTCATCTTCTGCAATCGCAAGCGCGACGTCGACGTGCTGTTCCGCTCCCTGAAGAAGCATGGCTTCGACGTGGTGCAACTGCACGGCGACATGGCGCAAAGCGCCCGCGGCGAAACGCTGGAGAAGTTCAAGAAGGGCGAAGCCCGCCTGATGGTCTGCTCCGACGTCGCCGCGCGCGGCATCGACATCTCGGCGGTCAGCCACGTCTTCAATTTCGACGTGCCGATCCATGCCGAGGATTACGTCCACCGCATCGGCCGCACCGGCCGCGCCGGCATGGAAGGCCACGCGTTCACCATCGCCAGCCCTGATGACGGCCGCTTCGTCGGCGCCATCGAGGCCATGATCGGCACCACCATTCCCCGCATCTCGGTCGAGGGCGTTCCCGCCCTGGACCTGGACATGACCGCCCGCAAGGGCCGTGGCGGACGCGGCGCCCCCAAGGATGCCAAGCGCCCGGCCCGTGGCAAGGACGACGAGGCCAAGCCCCGCCGCGAGCGCCGCCCGCGCCGTGACGAGGCCCCGGTCGCCGAGGCCGCCCCCGTCGAAGCCGCCGCCCCCGAAGAGGTGATCGAGCGCCCCCGGGAGGAACGTCCCGAGCGCTCCCGTGGCCGTGGCCGGGACCGTGAAGAACCCCGGCGCGACGAACCCCGCCGCGAGGAGCCCCGCCGTGGCGGCCGCAATCGCGACGAAGGCCGCCGGGACGAGCGCGGCGGACGCCGCCGTGGCCGCATCGACGAGCTGGGCATCGGCGAGATGCTGCATCCCGACGGCGTGATCGGCTTTGGCGACCACATGCCCGACTTCATCGCCGCCGCGGTGCCGCTGCCGGTCAAGACCAGCAAGTCCACCGTCGACGACGACAGCGACGCCGACGCCGACCTGGACGCCGATTCCGAGGATTGA
- a CDS encoding hydrolase yields the protein MLIEAPRSSLLIVDVQQGLAPVMSDPRRVYRGCILLLRAATRLGLPVVLTEQYPKGLGATSGEVMEWAPEGAVMEKLHFSCAADEAILARLKGTGRDQVVIAGIESHICVLQSALGLLAAGFKPVVVADACASRDPANYQAAMARLAAAGVGVVTVEMVIFEWLHRAGTPEFKELSALIK from the coding sequence ATGCTCATCGAAGCCCCCCGTTCAAGCCTGCTGATCGTCGACGTCCAGCAGGGGCTGGCGCCGGTCATGAGCGACCCCCGCCGGGTCTATCGCGGCTGCATTCTCCTGTTGCGCGCCGCCACCCGCCTGGGCTTGCCTGTGGTGCTCACCGAGCAGTACCCCAAGGGACTGGGCGCCACCTCGGGCGAGGTGATGGAATGGGCGCCCGAGGGCGCGGTGATGGAGAAGCTGCATTTCTCCTGCGCCGCCGACGAGGCCATTCTCGCCCGCCTCAAGGGGACGGGCCGCGACCAGGTGGTCATTGCCGGCATCGAATCCCACATCTGCGTGCTGCAAAGCGCCCTGGGCCTCCTGGCGGCGGGCTTCAAGCCGGTGGTGGTGGCCGACGCCTGCGCGTCCCGCGATCCCGCCAATTATCAGGCGGCCATGGCGCGGCTGGCGGCCGCGGGGGTCGGCGTCGTCACCGTGGAGATGGTGATCTTCGAGTGGCTGCACCGGGCCGGAACGCCGGAATTCAAGGAGCTCTCCGCCCTGATCAAATGA